A window from Triticum aestivum cultivar Chinese Spring chromosome 6D, IWGSC CS RefSeq v2.1, whole genome shotgun sequence encodes these proteins:
- the LOC123143595 gene encoding uncharacterized protein, whose amino-acid sequence MGIAGLPSDILVEVTARIAGESTTPLDDIVSLRRSCKVFRDVTAAREVGRCMAVDKEWRLHWWDKERFLSVLGECAATGNPEASYILGLEEICNRRGKESGLRHLHRAMKHGHAVAAYTIGMIMLRDAYNPEGIEEAMGYLEGCSAARTKSNIKIASVRREAASVMRRLTMRRWRTAEPAAPCADPRCGEMETAEAWDEDDEQRRFCSRLCKWKHEYRKFVQWI is encoded by the exons ATGGGCATCGCCGGCCTCCCTTCTGACATCCTCGTGGAGGTGACTGCCAGAATCGCCGGGGAGTCGACGACGCCCCTGGACGACATCGTCAGCCTCAGGCGATC ATGCAAGGTGTTCCGCGACGTGACGGCGGCCAGGGAGGTGGGCCGGTGCATGGCGGTGGACAAGGAGTGGCGTCTGCACTGGTGGGACAAGGAGAGGTTCCTCTCGGTGCTCGGGGAGTGCGCGGCCACCGGCAACCCCGAAGCGTCCTACATCCTCGGCCTG GAGGAAATCTGCAACCGGAGGGGAAAGGAGAGCGGGCTCCGGCACCTCCACCGCGCCATGAAGCACGGCCATGCCGTCGCGGCCTACACCATCGGCATGATTATGCTGCGCGACGCCTACAATCCCGAAGGTATCGAGGAGGCAATGGGATATCTGGAGGGATGCTCTGCAGCAAGAACAAAGAGCAACATCAAGATTGCCTCCGTACGCAGAGAGGCCGCTTCGGTCATGAGAAGGCTGACGATGCGCCGCTGGAGGACGGCCGAGCCTGCCGCGCCCTGCGCCGACCCGCGGTGCGGGGAGATGGAGACGGCGGAGGCCTGGGACGAGGACGACGAACAGAGGAGGTTCTGCAGCCGGCTGTGCAAATGGAAACATGAATACCGCAAATTTGTGCAGTGGATTTAA
- the LOC123142442 gene encoding pentatricopeptide repeat-containing protein At2g17140-like, whose protein sequence is LLQRLLGHILSLPDPSPHLLALLSAASASPRVPLDFSLSAFRSLRALPGPALRPPPTPVYNRLLLAALGESRLDLVESLYKDLLLSGAAPDVFTRNILLQALCAAGRMDLARRVFDAMPARNDFSFGILARGYCRAGRSADALGVLDEMPRMNLVVCNTVVAGFCREGQVDQAERLVERMRVQGLAPNVVTFNGRISALCKAGRVLEAYRIFNDMQEALEPGLPRPDQVTFDVMLSGFCDAGMVDEARVLVDIMRCGGFLRKVESYNRWLSGLVRNGKIGEAQELLSEMAHEGVQPNSYTYNIIVDGLCKEGKSFDVRRVEDFVRSGVMTPDVVTYTSLLRAYCSKGNIVAANRILDEMAQKGCAPNLFTYNVLLESLWKAGRTTEVERLLERMGEKGYSLDTTSCNIIIDGLCRSSKLDMAMDIVDEMWNEGSLALGRLGSSFSSLVSDSSLSKKCLPDRITYTTLMNALCKEGRFDEAKKRLLEMIAKDISPDSVIYDTFIHGYCKHGKTSSAIKVLRDMEKKGFNPSTRSYNLLIWGFQEKHMSDEILELMSEMKEKGISSNVMTYNSLIKSFCEQGMVNKAMPLLDEMLQNEIVPNVTSFGLLIKAFCKIADFSAAQRVFDVALSTCGQKEVLYCLMCTELSTYARWIEAKNILETALEMRISIQSFPYKQIIMGLCDAREADQAHSLLKLFIAKGHSFDPATFMPVIDALSETGKKQDADVLSEKMMEMADGNVGHAAVSGVVTTGSRKHEHDKYAENDWHSLLHRDDSARTIMKITNRVRTGWGQRGNIYEHKRQQDDDIYVLENSG, encoded by the exons CTCCTCCAGCGCCTCCTCGGCCACATCCTCTCCCTCCCGGACCCGTCCCCGCACCTCCTCGCGCTCCTCTCCGCCGCATCCGCCTCCCCGCGCGTCCCGCTCGACTTCTCCCTCTCCGCCTTCCGCTCCCTCCGCGCGCTCCCCGGCCCAGCGCTCCGCCCGCCGCCCACCCCCGTCTACAACCGCCTACTCCTCGCCGCGCTCGGGGAGTCCCGCCTCGACCTCGTTGAGTCGCTATACAAGGATCTCCTCCTCTCCGGCGCCGCCCCCGACGTCTTCACCCGCAACATCCTGCTGCAGGCGCTCTGCGCGGCTGGCCGCATGGACCTCGCACGCAGGGTGTTCGACGCGATGCCCGCCAGGAACGACTTCAGCTTCGGGATCCTGGCGCGAGGGTACTGCCGCGCGGGCAGGAGCGCCGACGCGCTCggggtgctcgacgaaatgccgagGATGAACCTGGTGGTCTGCAACACGGTGGTGGCGGGGTTCTGCCGGGAGGGCCAGGTGGACCAGGCCGAGAGGCTGGTGGAACGGATGCGGGTGCAGGGGCTCGCGCCCAATGTGGTCACGTTCAATGGCAGGATCTCCGCGCTCTGCAAGGCTGGCCGGGTGCTGGAGGCATACAGGATATTCAATGATATGCAGGAGGCCCTGGAGCCGGGTCTGCCGAGGCCTGACCAGGTGACGTTTGACGTGATGCTCAGCGGGTTCTGTGATGCCGGGATGGTGGATGAGGCAAGGGTGCTGGTGGACATTATGAGATGTGGTGGGTTCCTGAGGAAAGTCGAGAGTTACAACCGCTGGTTGTCAGGATTGGTGAGGAATGGTAAGATCGGAGAGGCACAAGAGTTGCTGAGCGAGATGGCTCATGAGGGTGTCCAGCCTAATAGCTATACATACAACATCATTGTCGATGGATTGTGTAAGGAGGGCAAGTCGTTTGATGTTAGGAGAGTGGAGGATTTTGTGAGGAGTGGTGTGATGACACCAGATGTTGTGACTTATACTAGTTTGCTCCGTGCTTATTGCTCGAAGGGAAACATTGTCGCTGCCAACAGGATCCTTGATGAGATGGCGCAGAAGGGGTGTGCCCCAAATTTGTTCACCTACAATGTTTTGCTGGAGAGTTTGTGGAAAGCTGGTAGGACTACAGAGGTAGAAAGGTTGTTGGAGAGGATGGGTGAGAAAGGATATAGCTTGGATACAACAAGCTGCAATATCATTATTGATGGACTATGCAGAAGCAGTAAATTAGATATGGCTATGGACATTGTCGATGAAATGTGGAATGAAGGAAGTTTGGCTCTTGGCAGATTGGGTAGTTCGTTTTCAAGTTTAGTGAGTGATTCTTCCCTCAGCAAAAAATGTCTACCTGACCGGATCACTTACACAACTTTGATGAATGCATTGTGCAAAGAAGGAAGGTTCGATGAAGCAAAGAAACGATTACTTGAGATGATAGCAAAAGATATTTCTCCTGATTCAGTGATATATGATACCTTTATTCACGGTTATTGCAAGCATGGCAAGACATCTTCAGCCATTAAGGTTCTTAGAGACATGGAAAAGAAAGGTTTCAACCCAAGCACAAGGTCATACAACTTGTTGATTTGGGGATTTCAAGAAAAACACATGTCAGATGAAATCCTTGAATTGATGAGTGAAATGAAGGAGAAGGGGATCTCTTCTAACGTCATGACCTACAATAGCTTGATAAAATCCTTTTGTGAACAAGGAATGGTGAACAAAGCAATGCCTTTGTTAGATGAAATGTTACAGAATGAAATAGTTCCTAATGTAACTTCTTTTGGCTTGTTGATCAAGGCTTTTTGTAAGATTGCAGATTTCTCTGCAGCTCAGAGAGTATTTGATGTTGCTTTGAGTACATGTGGTCAGAAGGAAGTGCTCTATTGCTTAATGTGCACCGAACTCTCCACTTATGCTAGGTGGATAGAAGCCAAGAACATTCTTGAAACAGCACTTGAAATGAGAATCTCCATCCAAAGTTTCCCATATAAGCAGATCATCATGGGGCTCTGCGATGCTCGTGAGGCAGACCAAGCGCATAGTCTTCTCAAGTTGTTTATAGCTAAAGGACATTCATTTGATCCAGCCACGTTCATGCCTGTCATAGATGCACTAAGTGAAACGGGAAAGAAGCAGGATGCTGATGTACTGTCGGAAAAGATGATGGAAATGGCAGATGGTAATGTTGGTCACGCTGCTGTTTCTGGTGTGGTTACCACTGGAAGCCGGAAGCATGAGCATGACAAGTATGCTGAAAATGATTGGCATTCCCTTCTGCACAG AGATGACAGTGCTCGCACAATTATGAAAATTACCAATAGAGTGAGAACAGGATGGGGCCAAAGAGGCAATATATACGAGCATAAAAGGCAGCAGGATGATGACATTTATGTACTGGAGAACAGTGGCTGA
- the LOC123143596 gene encoding uncharacterized protein isoform X2 gives MDPAGPRSAPTDPAGSGAPPPPTAEELSRRAAGSGGGGAAEACGAAPAAQLGDPRVGILESSDKAQGSVHPCNKKDIPQFSAEGATKCAYGVPSLPRTGALLQLEPACLTLGRAPDAVLAGSLHDANPLARGKENIRTDLQPKPDAKRGENRMRDAPLGLDLNRVGSSDAAELNPFFPYKKLGQSKVSDPSECGSTTGAAGESESHRKWREMKQNGFLSSTHGTAVVPKPRGRPPKRKRDDELKRSTSTQNEQTKFTKVAAPSGLLSGLNPGIINHVRNSKQVYSIIKAMVRSEELENASQPGLAGQTGERGKEVIERIQDQKYGDSLMKCHFMMEVTMASDRTCSTLDHESQHDYMTVLSVKAASVASQWLELLQQDIRGRLAALKRSRKRVRNALQTELPHLISTEFSSRQENEPSIAHSSEAGPTGKTASEEHVARWRSLFLQMERTLQEEGRHLEIRLKEVQGMLQNCDKGLKQVTCEAPLLGPMAELWKLKNPEISESEWAVQAAAASIYSTCNLVMKTENVSCF, from the exons ATGGACCCTGCGGGCCCGCGCTCGGCCCCGACGGATCCCGCCGGATcgggcgcgccgccgccgccgacggccgAG GAATTGTCCAGGAGGGCGGCCgggagcgggggcggcggcgctgcggaggCGTGCGGTGCGGCTCCGGCGGCCCAATTGGGAG ATCCGAGGGTGGGGATTTTGGAATCTTCAGATAAAGCACAGGGATCTGTACATCCATGTAATAAGAAGGATATACCACAATTTTCTGCTGAAGGCGCCACAAAATGTGCATATGGGGTCCCTTCATTGCCTCGGACTGGTGCACTTCTGCAGTTAGAACCTGCTTGCCTGACCTTGGGCCGTGCTCCGGATGCAGTGCTGGCGGGAAGTTTGCATGATGCCaatcctttggcacgtggcaaagAGAACATCCGGACAGACCTTCAACCTAAGCCTGATGCAAAACGCGGTGAAAATAGGATGCGCGATGCACCCCTTGGGTTGGATCTTAATAGAGTGGGTTCTTCTGATGCAGCAGAGCTAAATCCGTTCTTTCCTTACAAGAAGCTGGGTCAGTCGAAAGTTAGTGATCCATCAGAATGCGGTAGTACAACTGGTGCTGCAGGAGAAAGTGAGTCACATAGAAAGTGGAGAGAAATGAAGCAGAATGGGTTCCTTTCTTCAACCCATGGAACTGCAGTGGTACCTAAGCCACGTGGTCGACCGCCCAAGCGGAAAAGGGATGATGAGCTCAAGAGAAGCACTTCTACCCAGAATGAACAGACTAAGTTCACAAAGGTTGCTGCTCCTAGTGGCCTATTATCTGGGCTGAATCCAGGAATCATAAATCATGTAAGAAATAGCAAGCAAGTATACTCCATAATAAAGGCAATGGTACGCTCTGAGGAGCTTGAGAACGCAAGCCAGCCTGGTCTTGCTGGCCAAACAGGTGAAAGAGGTAAAGAAGTTATAGAGAGAATTCAGGACCAGAAGTATGGGGATAGTTTGATGAAGTGCCACTTCATGATGGAAG TCACTATGGCTTCGGACAGGACATGTAGTACATTAGATCATGAATCTCAACATGATTACATGACTGTGCTATCAGTAAAGG CTGCCAGTGTTGCATCTCAATGGTTGGAGCTTCTGCAGCAGGACATAAGAGGGCGGCTTGCTG CTTTGAAGCGCAGTAGGAAGAGAGTGAGGAATGCTCTTCAAACTGAATTGCCGCACCTGATATCAACCGAATTCTCATCTCGTCAAGAGAACGAACCATCCATTGCACATTCTTCTGAAGCTGGGCCCACTGGAAAAACAGCTTCAGAAGAACATGTTGCACGGTGGAGGTCTCTATTCCTTCAGATGGAAAGAACGCTGCAGGAGGAGGGGAGGCACTTG GAAATTCGGTTGAAGGAAGTGCAAGGAATGTTGCAGAATTGTGATAAAGGCCTAAAACAAGTGACCTGTGAGGCTCCACTGCTTGGCCCAATGGCTGAATTATG GAAACTGAAGAACCCGGAGATCTCCGAGAGCGAGTGGGCAGTGCAAGCTGCCGCAGCATCCATCTACTCGACGTGCAACCTGGTCATGAAGACCGAGAACGTCTCGTGCTTCTGA
- the LOC123143596 gene encoding uncharacterized protein isoform X1, with protein sequence MDPAGPRSAPTDPAGSGAPPPPTAEELSRRAAGSGGGGAAEACGAAPAAQLGDPRVGILESSDKAQGSVHPCNKKDIPQFSAEGATKCAYGVPSLPRTGALLQLEPACLTLGRAPDAVLAGSLHDANPLARGKENIRTDLQPKPDAKRGENRMRDAPLGLDLNRVGSSDAAELNPFFPYKKLGQSKVSDPSECGSTTGAAGESESHRKWREMKQNGFLSSTHGTAVVPKPRGRPPKRKRDDELKRSTSTQNEQTKFTKVAAPSGLLSGLNPGIINHVRNSKQVYSIIKAMVRSEELENASQPGLAGQTGERGKEVIERIQDQKYGDSLMKCHFMMEGNNAMFQHGLPTASRFLAEDGDNLKLQLSSTVTMASDRTCSTLDHESQHDYMTVLSVKAASVASQWLELLQQDIRGRLAALKRSRKRVRNALQTELPHLISTEFSSRQENEPSIAHSSEAGPTGKTASEEHVARWRSLFLQMERTLQEEGRHLEIRLKEVQGMLQNCDKGLKQVTCEAPLLGPMAELWKLKNPEISESEWAVQAAAASIYSTCNLVMKTENVSCF encoded by the exons ATGGACCCTGCGGGCCCGCGCTCGGCCCCGACGGATCCCGCCGGATcgggcgcgccgccgccgccgacggccgAG GAATTGTCCAGGAGGGCGGCCgggagcgggggcggcggcgctgcggaggCGTGCGGTGCGGCTCCGGCGGCCCAATTGGGAG ATCCGAGGGTGGGGATTTTGGAATCTTCAGATAAAGCACAGGGATCTGTACATCCATGTAATAAGAAGGATATACCACAATTTTCTGCTGAAGGCGCCACAAAATGTGCATATGGGGTCCCTTCATTGCCTCGGACTGGTGCACTTCTGCAGTTAGAACCTGCTTGCCTGACCTTGGGCCGTGCTCCGGATGCAGTGCTGGCGGGAAGTTTGCATGATGCCaatcctttggcacgtggcaaagAGAACATCCGGACAGACCTTCAACCTAAGCCTGATGCAAAACGCGGTGAAAATAGGATGCGCGATGCACCCCTTGGGTTGGATCTTAATAGAGTGGGTTCTTCTGATGCAGCAGAGCTAAATCCGTTCTTTCCTTACAAGAAGCTGGGTCAGTCGAAAGTTAGTGATCCATCAGAATGCGGTAGTACAACTGGTGCTGCAGGAGAAAGTGAGTCACATAGAAAGTGGAGAGAAATGAAGCAGAATGGGTTCCTTTCTTCAACCCATGGAACTGCAGTGGTACCTAAGCCACGTGGTCGACCGCCCAAGCGGAAAAGGGATGATGAGCTCAAGAGAAGCACTTCTACCCAGAATGAACAGACTAAGTTCACAAAGGTTGCTGCTCCTAGTGGCCTATTATCTGGGCTGAATCCAGGAATCATAAATCATGTAAGAAATAGCAAGCAAGTATACTCCATAATAAAGGCAATGGTACGCTCTGAGGAGCTTGAGAACGCAAGCCAGCCTGGTCTTGCTGGCCAAACAGGTGAAAGAGGTAAAGAAGTTATAGAGAGAATTCAGGACCAGAAGTATGGGGATAGTTTGATGAAGTGCCACTTCATGATGGAAGGTAATAATGCAATGTTTCAACATGGTCTGCCTACTGCATCAAGATTCCTTGCAGAGGATGGCGACAATCTGAAATTGCAACTCTCATCAACAGTCACTATGGCTTCGGACAGGACATGTAGTACATTAGATCATGAATCTCAACATGATTACATGACTGTGCTATCAGTAAAGG CTGCCAGTGTTGCATCTCAATGGTTGGAGCTTCTGCAGCAGGACATAAGAGGGCGGCTTGCTG CTTTGAAGCGCAGTAGGAAGAGAGTGAGGAATGCTCTTCAAACTGAATTGCCGCACCTGATATCAACCGAATTCTCATCTCGTCAAGAGAACGAACCATCCATTGCACATTCTTCTGAAGCTGGGCCCACTGGAAAAACAGCTTCAGAAGAACATGTTGCACGGTGGAGGTCTCTATTCCTTCAGATGGAAAGAACGCTGCAGGAGGAGGGGAGGCACTTG GAAATTCGGTTGAAGGAAGTGCAAGGAATGTTGCAGAATTGTGATAAAGGCCTAAAACAAGTGACCTGTGAGGCTCCACTGCTTGGCCCAATGGCTGAATTATG GAAACTGAAGAACCCGGAGATCTCCGAGAGCGAGTGGGCAGTGCAAGCTGCCGCAGCATCCATCTACTCGACGTGCAACCTGGTCATGAAGACCGAGAACGTCTCGTGCTTCTGA